The following nucleotide sequence is from Bactrocera oleae isolate idBacOlea1 chromosome 2, idBacOlea1, whole genome shotgun sequence.
CTGTGCAACGTGAGTGTGTCGTCATTTGTATTGACGTTGCTGTTGGCTTTCGAGCTACCGTCAGCAGTCACATGCGTTTGCTCCAGTGCCGGCAGCGAGCTCTGCCTGCCAGCGTTGCCAATCACCTGCAGCGACGTGGCATCACGCCTTTGCTGACGGCGACGACGAGTGGATAGCGCGACTGGGTTGTGCGGCCGCGCTACTTTCGAAAGCGCTGTTGCAAGCCGTTGTCGTTGACGTGGCAAGTGCTGATGCAGGGAAAAATGCATCAGCTCGGGGAATTTGCGTAGCTGTGAcagctgcaattgttgttgttgttggaatagtttttgttgctgttgtttcgTTTGCTTTTGATATTGCTGTTGCGCGTGCTCTTGTCgttcttgttgctgttgctgcggctgctgctgctgctccaGTTGCGGTTGTTTGGCAAAGTAATGCAATTTCTGTCTGtcatttgcataattttcgatattcgcgttttttttaaattgctgcAACATCGCATTGTTGTCATCAGCGTTGTCGAGTAGCGTCAATGGCCGTAATTGTATTCGCGCCTCCTCCTGCCGCGGTCCATCCGTTTTTGATGGCTGTTCATTTTGTCGCGCCTGCTCTTCTCCCCGTGTCCGCCGCTTCAGCTCCTGCTCCGCCTGTTGACTATGGTAATTGGAAAATTGTCCAATCTGGTAAGTgggcataaaataattttcataactcGGCAAATGATTCTCGAAATATGtaccgccgccgccgccatcGCCAACACCAACGCTCTGATTGGCACTTTCGGAATCAACTGCCGCCGCATAATGCGTCTCTTTGTTGCCCATATTGGTCGTCGTCAGCGCACGTTGCAAGTGCTGCGCATATTCGCTCATGTCATATTTGTAAATGCCATACGCATCAACCGCGCCCATATTCGCACCGCCCTTAGCTACTGTTACAGCCAATTGATCTGCACTATAACCATTACCACTGCCGTTATTGTCACCGTTACTGGCACTCTGGAAATTAGCTTCATTGAATTCGTAATCAATTTTGCCTTTGGGCGTCGCATACTCATATGCGTAGGTAGCACCTGCGCTATTGCTATCCACACTGCGCGCCGCATTGCTTGCAGCGCCCGCACTATTTGTTGAAAAGTCAACACCTGCATGCGCGTGCCCCACCACCGCCGCTGCGGCATCGGCGCTCGTACTTTTAGCATAATGTTGCCCGGCAGCAGTCATTGTTGTAGGCACAAATCCAGCTCCTGTCATTGCTGACTCATCTGTTGGCTGGCCGCTAGCAGCTGGCAAATGCCATTGTGCCATGTGGTCGCGTAAAATCACCGTTGCCGCATCGATTTTATCACCGCTACCGGTGGCggtgttttcaaaataatttcgatAAATCGGCTCCGCGGCAGCTGAATTCGCATTGTCTAAATCGGTTGTTAGCGCTGCATAATAGTGCGGCAATTGTTTTGCGtaatcatttgttgttgttttcgccaTTGGCAATGCGGCTGCGTTCATTGCCGCCGTCACTACAGCCGCTGTCGCCGCCGCTGCGTCCTCATAGTTACGATTTTGCACATAATTAGTTGCTCCGTTGGCCGCGGTGCCACCGTTTGCTGACGTTACCGTTATTGCCGCCGCATTGCGTGTGAGCAGTGGTATTAGTGTGCAAGAAATTCCGATTAGCAGCCACCTGCAGCGTTTGCCGCGCCACAATTTACTACGTGAACTCATTTTGTTTATAGTTTGGCCTGCGATTTTTTCAATTCACCGATTTTGCCACTCGATTTCAATTATAACCTTTGACTTTGCGCAAAATACTCGTAGTTCGGAGTCACGCGCCGCTTGTTGGCCTGTAGTATTTCGTTGGTATCGTCCTGCGTGGTATGATGGCAACCGTCAACTAAACGAAATTCCGTTGTTCCCTGCGGACTTTTGTGTGGCATATGACAAAGTGCGTGTGGCAACAATGCTTTTTATacgaaattttcaatatttgacATTCACATTGTTTTAGATTGAATTTCATAACAATAACCATATAGgtttatatgaatataagtacttaaacatttcaaaatcgAGAGTGTAGCACAAACTATCACTTACATTTCTTACATTTACCTTTGCGGTTTTACGCTGTTGCGTTACACAAGCTGCAATTTAAAACCATTTCCATATGTGCttgcatataccatatgtacaaatatatatctatatgattACTACATCCGTACGTAAAACTATTTCCTCATTGTTTTGGTCTTTTCAGTGCTCTATTAGATGACCAACTGGAACCGGTCTAATATCTggcaattaaatttatgtaagtttCTACTGCAATTGCTCTCTTGGAATTTCTATCAACAATTTCTGGCTTTTTGATCGAATATTGTCTTTAAAAAACGTAAAGCTCGTGAGATATATGGCGTAAAACTACCGAAACCTCTAGATTTGTAACAGTTATCTTGAACCGTAATTTAAAACCATTGATTTGGACAGCTGATTCCCATCACTATAACgagattttaaataattgtggAAACTTCGTGTCAATAGCTTTAAGCCGTAACTTCAACTTATTGAAATCACATATTCAGTTAGGACCCAGCTAATGGCGAAGATCCCATCAACGCCTAACCGCAGATGGAAGCACTTGAGTCGTCTTTAATCAAATTATGCTTTATATGCTAAAGTTTAGATACCGCATATGTAACGTCATCTGGCCAATAATCGATTTAATCGACGATACCTTCAATAGAAGCTGACATTAACTCGGAAAGTTTTTCGAAGCTCATGCTCAATGAACTCGAATTTCTCTTCGGTGAGAGATCTTTTGAGAAAAAGAACAAGTACGGGACTTAATCTGCGCAATGGACCCAGTGGAAGGGGCTGCACTTCCTAATCTACTTGTAGTTAGGGGTGCGTTGTCATATTGTAAGAGCACTTTTTTCTTCGCCAAatgtgaaagttttttccaacaATCGGCATCAAATCGTTTTAATAATTATGCAGAGAAAAGCACAAAGTACGATTTTCTCTTTTCCAAGTATTCAATTTAGATTGTACCTTGGGAATCCCGAAAAACGAGATCAGTCCTCGGCCTCTTTAAAGCAGGTTTAACGAGTGAAGACCACTGTTACAATTATTTCTTGATCTCTGGTGTGTTTCAGTGGAAGCATATTTAGTCGATTATTCCGAAAACACGCAAAATTTTACGTGAAGTGGTCCCAAAGTTTCGCTGATTTTCCAGAACCTATGGCGTCGACAGTTTCTGTGAACAAATCCGAATGAGTACAGGATTTGAGCCTTATATGATCACTTGGTGAAATCAGCTAGCAGCATCTTATTTCGGATTGTAGAATATGTCCTAAATACTTTTCCCAAATCCAGTAATCTTTAAAGTCATCGAAATGTTACAAAGAATGAATAAAGAGTTCTGCCTTTCtcggaaacttttttatatagcgATCAATAAGGTTTCTCGCTTAGATTATCATCTAACAAGAGAAAgccatacaaataaaaaaaggctATCATCCGAAGGTACAAGAGGAAAAAAAACCTGAAAAACCATTGTAATCGAAGAAGGTCTTTATatcttcttatatatatatagcattaaaAGAAACGACAAAAGACAACAAAGTACTCATTATAAATAGTAATTTCTT
It contains:
- the LOC106622720 gene encoding uncharacterized protein, encoding MSSRSKLWRGKRCRWLLIGISCTLIPLLTRNAAAITVTSANGGTAANGATNYVQNRNYEDAAAATAAVVTAAMNAAALPMAKTTTNDYAKQLPHYYAALTTDLDNANSAAAEPIYRNYFENTATGSGDKIDAATVILRDHMAQWHLPAASGQPTDESAMTGAGFVPTTMTAAGQHYAKSTSADAAAAVVGHAHAGVDFSTNSAGAASNAARSVDSNSAGATYAYEYATPKGKIDYEFNEANFQSASNGDNNGSGNGYSADQLAVTVAKGGANMGAVDAYGIYKYDMSEYAQHLQRALTTTNMGNKETHYAAAVDSESANQSVGVGDGGGGGTYFENHLPSYENYFMPTYQIGQFSNYHSQQAEQELKRRTRGEEQARQNEQPSKTDGPRQEEARIQLRPLTLLDNADDNNAMLQQFKKNANIENYANDRQKLHYFAKQPQLEQQQQPQQQQQERQEHAQQQYQKQTKQQQQKLFQQQQQLQLSQLRKFPELMHFSLHQHLPRQRQRLATALSKVARPHNPVALSTRRRRQQRRDATSLQVIGNAGRQSSLPALEQTHVTADGSSKANSNVNTNDDTLTLHSRLGNDKRSISENFVDITSKPTQYSYAHVYPTHVSQLIDDSANEIDDTPNNIDDIANSDNENEEETNRRDQQQYYLAAISHPQVKAYHQHNGALVQQYTLPPITTSERHTPASIAALAGIPLARHVEVTKHIPAIDYERVHVPYNQSVPIHIPQPIITAVPRPYAIRVPVAKTVAVPKVQEVRIPIEKVTPFPVERPVPFIVERRVPYMVEKQVAKPVYYPYPVKVPIVRTIVHKMARRPHSYTTYQPHPISYPISLGQYH